A window of the Mesorhizobium opportunistum WSM2075 genome harbors these coding sequences:
- the ehuC gene encoding ectoine/hydroxyectoine ABC transporter permease subunit EhuC, with protein sequence MGIRTLVAMLAVAFAVIGVLATQQAYSLFLPGLLQGAVLTIEIAILGSLLAVIMGVLAALARLYGPAPLRWLATVYVEIFRGTSALVQLFWLFFVLPQFGVTLDAFLVAVVALGLNVGAYGSEVVRGAILSVGRGQWEGCTALNMSRAQMLRRVILPQAFVAMIPPWGNLFIELLKSTSLVSLITLSDLAFKAQQMNQNTFKTIPIFTLVLLMYLVMSLVLTIGMRLLERRASAGLARGKAA encoded by the coding sequence ATGGGAATCCGCACGCTTGTAGCGATGCTGGCGGTTGCATTCGCCGTCATCGGTGTCCTGGCGACACAGCAGGCCTACAGCCTGTTTCTGCCTGGTCTGCTGCAGGGCGCGGTCTTGACGATCGAGATCGCCATCCTCGGCAGCCTGCTCGCCGTCATCATGGGCGTGCTTGCCGCGCTCGCCCGGCTCTACGGTCCGGCGCCGCTCAGATGGTTGGCAACGGTCTATGTCGAGATCTTTCGCGGCACCTCGGCGCTGGTGCAACTGTTCTGGCTGTTTTTCGTACTGCCGCAATTCGGCGTCACCCTCGACGCGTTTCTGGTGGCGGTGGTGGCGCTTGGCCTGAACGTCGGCGCCTACGGATCGGAGGTGGTGCGCGGCGCGATCCTGTCGGTCGGTCGCGGCCAGTGGGAGGGATGCACGGCATTGAACATGAGCCGTGCCCAGATGCTGCGGCGGGTTATCCTCCCGCAGGCCTTCGTCGCCATGATCCCGCCTTGGGGCAACCTGTTCATCGAGCTTCTCAAATCGACTTCGTTGGTCTCGCTGATCACGCTCTCCGACCTTGCCTTCAAGGCGCAGCAGATGAACCAGAACACGTTCAAGACCATCCCGATCTTCACGCTCGTCCTGCTGATGTATCTCGTGATGTCGCTGGTCCTCACCATCGGCATGCGGCTGCTCGAACGGCGCGCATCGGCCGGTCTGGCGCGGGGGAAAGCAGCATGA
- a CDS encoding M24 family metallopeptidase, protein MDRNPFSEAEIAGRLARIRKALAERELDAAVFASPENVFYLTGLDHWGYFAPHLLIVPIEGKPVLVTRSMERVTIEKQVTAAEFRGHSDSETAADLAARVLAELSLPGKRIGLEYWTAGLSHGLAVSLEAQVDAKWSDVSGLVDRMRRVKSTEEQVLMRRAAAVTDAAAQAAIAAIADGAAEQEVAAQCVAAMIRAGGHAPGFGPFIRPAARLGEEHTTWGDGIYRKGEPVFVELSGCISRYHAPLGRLVRIGHISDEDAAMAEVTARAFDAVVKALRPGAKARDVYAAWQAVADEAGLSHYRRHHCGYLVGAGQPPSWTGGNSVTGLRHDSDLEIETGMSFHILSWLMGTGRGDDFVSNTVLLTDAGAEVLTRTPAGPIVR, encoded by the coding sequence ATGGACCGCAATCCCTTTTCCGAAGCCGAAATCGCCGGCCGTCTCGCCAGGATCCGCAAGGCTCTGGCAGAACGCGAACTCGATGCCGCGGTCTTCGCTTCGCCGGAGAACGTCTTCTATCTCACCGGGCTCGATCATTGGGGGTATTTTGCCCCTCACCTGCTGATCGTCCCGATCGAGGGCAAGCCCGTGCTGGTCACCCGTTCGATGGAAAGGGTAACCATCGAGAAACAGGTGACGGCGGCGGAATTCCGCGGCCATTCCGATAGCGAAACGGCAGCGGATCTTGCCGCGCGGGTGCTGGCGGAACTCAGCCTTCCCGGCAAGCGGATCGGCCTCGAATACTGGACGGCAGGCTTGAGCCATGGGCTTGCCGTATCCCTGGAGGCGCAGGTCGATGCCAAATGGAGCGACGTCTCCGGGCTGGTCGACAGGATGCGGCGGGTAAAGAGCACCGAGGAACAGGTTTTGATGCGGCGGGCCGCCGCGGTGACCGACGCAGCCGCCCAAGCCGCTATCGCGGCGATCGCGGATGGCGCCGCCGAACAGGAAGTCGCCGCCCAGTGTGTCGCGGCGATGATCCGTGCCGGCGGCCATGCGCCGGGCTTCGGCCCGTTCATCCGCCCGGCCGCACGGCTTGGCGAAGAGCATACGACGTGGGGCGACGGCATCTATCGCAAGGGCGAGCCGGTTTTCGTCGAACTGTCCGGCTGCATCTCGCGCTACCACGCCCCGCTCGGCCGGCTCGTTCGCATCGGCCACATCAGCGACGAGGACGCCGCGATGGCAGAAGTGACCGCCAGGGCGTTCGACGCGGTCGTCAAGGCCCTGCGTCCGGGGGCCAAGGCGCGCGATGTCTACGCCGCCTGGCAGGCCGTCGCTGACGAGGCGGGGCTTTCCCACTATCGCCGCCATCACTGCGGCTATCTTGTCGGCGCCGGCCAGCCGCCATCGTGGACCGGCGGCAATTCGGTGACCGGGCTGCGGCACGATTCCGATCTCGAGATCGAGACGGGGATGAGCTTCCACATCCTGTCCTGGCTGATGGGCACCGGCCGTGGCGACGACTTCGTCTCCAACACCGTGCTTTTGACCGATGCGGGCGCCGAAGTGCTGACCCGCACGCCGGCCGGCCCGATCGTTCGATAG
- a CDS encoding GntR family transcriptional regulator translates to MTLETDATPLAVPLRPLSARERFERIYRILRDRICLLDYAPGSHLSEEELAQEFEISRTPVRRVLARLESEGLVQSVHGVGTIVTDVDIEELQQVYHLRLELALLVGKLSPIPRTAEDLDRIRALIARCDSDILNPDQRAFLRLNMDFFYELTAMTGNQPLREISERLYFQVARVVLKMMPQLGLVEEFTAFRREMEEVLAAAEIGDWESIGHIRRAHISMSFRRMMRHAGEITDFDKNA, encoded by the coding sequence ATGACGCTTGAGACAGATGCCACGCCCCTAGCCGTGCCCCTGCGCCCGCTCTCGGCGCGCGAGCGGTTCGAGCGCATCTACCGGATCTTGCGCGACCGCATCTGCCTGCTGGACTATGCTCCGGGAAGCCATCTCTCCGAGGAAGAATTGGCCCAGGAATTCGAGATCAGCCGGACACCGGTTCGACGTGTGCTGGCGCGGCTGGAATCCGAGGGTCTCGTTCAATCCGTCCATGGCGTCGGCACGATCGTCACCGATGTCGATATCGAGGAATTGCAGCAGGTCTACCATCTGAGGCTGGAATTGGCGCTGCTCGTCGGCAAGCTTTCGCCGATCCCGCGCACAGCGGAGGATCTTGATCGGATTAGGGCGCTTATCGCGCGCTGCGACTCCGATATCCTCAACCCCGATCAGCGCGCCTTTCTTCGCCTCAACATGGATTTCTTCTACGAACTCACCGCGATGACCGGCAACCAGCCGCTGCGCGAGATCAGCGAGCGCCTGTATTTTCAGGTCGCGCGGGTCGTCCTGAAGATGATGCCGCAGCTCGGCCTTGTCGAAGAATTCACTGCCTTTCGCCGGGAAATGGAGGAGGTCCTGGCCGCTGCGGAAATCGGAGATTGGGAGTCGATCGGCCATATAAGGCGCGCCCATATCTCGATGAGCTTTCGCCGCATGATGCGCCACGCGGGCGAGATCACCGATTTCGACAAAAATGCGTGA
- the ehuD gene encoding ectoine/hydroxyectoine ABC transporter permease subunit EhuD, producing MIWDWSFTLEILPVLAQAAIVSVEATLIGFVLAATLGLVLAVVRIAVPWTGWTISVLVELIRSTPLLIQIFFIYFVFPKFGLVLDAFTAGVLAIGIHYAAYCSEVYRAGFDNIHRGQWEASIALNLSAWTTFRDIIIPQAIPPIVPALGNYLVALFKETPLLSAIAVMELMQTAKIIGSDTFRYTEPITLVGLFFLAMSLVSAALIRALERLLNRRSTR from the coding sequence ATGATCTGGGACTGGAGCTTCACCCTCGAAATCCTGCCGGTGCTGGCGCAGGCAGCCATCGTTTCGGTGGAGGCGACGCTGATCGGCTTCGTGCTCGCAGCCACCCTCGGCCTGGTGCTGGCCGTCGTGCGCATTGCGGTGCCATGGACCGGCTGGACGATTTCGGTGCTGGTCGAGCTGATCCGTTCGACACCGCTGCTCATCCAGATATTCTTCATCTACTTCGTCTTCCCGAAATTCGGCCTGGTGCTCGATGCCTTCACCGCCGGGGTGCTTGCCATCGGCATCCACTACGCCGCCTATTGCTCCGAGGTCTATCGCGCCGGTTTCGACAACATCCATCGCGGCCAGTGGGAAGCCTCGATCGCGCTCAATCTGTCGGCCTGGACGACGTTCCGCGACATCATCATCCCGCAGGCGATCCCTCCGATCGTTCCGGCGCTCGGCAACTACCTCGTCGCCCTGTTCAAGGAGACGCCGCTGCTTTCCGCGATCGCCGTGATGGAGCTGATGCAGACCGCCAAGATCATCGGTTCCGACACGTTCCGCTACACCGAGCCGATCACGCTGGTCGGCCTGTTCTTCCTTGCCATGAGCCTGGTCTCGGCCGCGCTCATCCGCGCTCTCGAACGCCTGCTCAACCGGAGGTCCACGCGATGA
- a CDS encoding NADH-quinone oxidoreductase subunit D yields the protein MAEAAVRNFTINFGPQHPSAHGVLRLVLELDGEIVDRADPHIGLLHRGTEKLIEYKNYLQALPYFDRLDYVAPMNQEHAFCLAAEKLLEISVPRRGQLIRVLFCEIGRLLSHLLNVTTQAMDIGALTPPLWGFAEREKLMVFYERASGARMHANYFRIGGVHQDLPPKLLDDIWAFCDPFLKVCENLDDLLTGSRIFKQRNVDVGAISLDDAWAWGFSGVMVRGSGASWDLRKAQPYECYPEMDFDIPVGKNGDCYDRYLVRMEEMRQSVRIMKQCLDKLRLPEGQGPVAIPNQKITPPPRARMKRSMEATIQHFKLYTEGHRVPAGEVYAAVEAPKGEFGVYLVSNGSNVPYRCKIRAPSFAHLQAMDFLSRGHMIADVAAIIGSLDIVFGEIDR from the coding sequence ATGGCCGAAGCCGCCGTTCGCAACTTCACCATCAATTTCGGACCGCAGCATCCTTCCGCGCACGGCGTTCTTCGGCTGGTGCTCGAACTGGATGGCGAGATCGTCGACCGCGCCGATCCGCATATCGGGCTGCTTCACCGCGGCACCGAGAAACTGATCGAGTATAAGAACTATCTGCAGGCTCTGCCCTATTTCGACCGGCTCGACTATGTCGCGCCGATGAACCAGGAGCATGCCTTCTGCCTTGCCGCCGAGAAATTGCTCGAAATATCGGTGCCCAGGCGCGGACAGCTCATCCGCGTCCTGTTTTGCGAAATCGGCCGGCTTCTGTCGCATCTCCTCAATGTCACGACACAGGCCATGGATATTGGCGCGCTGACACCGCCGCTCTGGGGATTTGCGGAGCGCGAGAAGCTGATGGTCTTCTACGAGCGTGCCTCCGGCGCCCGCATGCATGCGAACTATTTCAGGATCGGCGGCGTGCATCAGGACCTGCCTCCGAAGCTTCTCGACGACATCTGGGCCTTCTGCGACCCGTTCCTCAAGGTCTGCGAAAATCTCGACGATCTGCTCACCGGCAGTCGTATTTTCAAGCAACGCAATGTCGATGTCGGCGCCATCTCGCTGGATGATGCCTGGGCCTGGGGTTTTTCCGGCGTCATGGTGCGTGGATCGGGGGCGTCATGGGACCTGCGCAAGGCACAGCCGTACGAATGTTACCCCGAAATGGATTTCGACATTCCGGTCGGCAAGAATGGAGACTGCTATGATCGCTACCTCGTTCGCATGGAGGAAATGCGCCAATCGGTCCGGATCATGAAGCAATGCCTGGACAAGCTGCGGTTGCCGGAAGGCCAGGGGCCCGTGGCCATCCCGAACCAGAAGATCACGCCGCCGCCGCGCGCCCGGATGAAACGATCGATGGAAGCGACCATCCAGCATTTCAAACTTTACACCGAAGGGCATCGCGTGCCGGCCGGAGAGGTCTATGCCGCGGTCGAGGCTCCGAAAGGCGAGTTCGGCGTCTATCTGGTTTCGAACGGCAGCAATGTTCCCTATCGGTGCAAGATCCGCGCGCCGTCCTTTGCGCATCTGCAGGCGATGGATTTCCTGTCCCGCGGACACATGATCGCCGATGTTGCAGCGATCATCGGATCGCTGGATATCGTGTTTGGGGAGATCGATCGCTGA
- a CDS encoding sarcosine oxidase subunit beta family protein, producing MARYSAFSIFRNALSGQKNWQCAWRPAEPKPSYDVIVIGGGGHGLATAFYLAENHGIRNVAVLEKGYIGGGNVGRNTTVIRSNYLLDGNTQFYEFSMKLWEGMSRALNFNVMFSQRGQLVTAHSADQLDGLSHRANVMRLNGIDADILDRDEVRRLVPYLDFSDTARFPIHGAIFQGRAGTARHDAVAWGYARAADGHGIDIIQNCEVTGFVRDGERIVGVETTKGRIGAGKIGLAVAGHTSILGAKAGLELPIESHVLQAFVTEPLKPLVDHVVAYGADHFYVSQSDKGGLVFGGNLDGYNSYAQRGNLGVVREVAEAAIALMPCISRIRLLRHWGGVMDMTPDASPIICPTPIDGLYLNGGWCYGGFKATPASGWCFAHTIATGKPHPLIAAYGLDRFRTGRTLDEAGAGPSAWLQ from the coding sequence ATGGCGCGCTATTCGGCATTCTCAATTTTCCGCAATGCGCTGTCGGGCCAGAAGAACTGGCAGTGCGCCTGGCGGCCGGCGGAGCCCAAACCGTCCTACGACGTGATCGTCATCGGCGGCGGCGGACACGGTCTCGCCACCGCTTTCTACCTCGCCGAGAACCATGGCATCCGCAATGTCGCCGTGCTCGAAAAAGGCTATATCGGCGGCGGCAATGTCGGCCGCAACACCACCGTCATCCGCTCCAACTACCTGCTCGACGGCAACACCCAGTTCTACGAATTCTCGATGAAGCTCTGGGAGGGCATGTCGCGGGCGCTGAACTTCAACGTCATGTTCTCGCAGCGCGGCCAGCTCGTCACTGCCCATTCGGCCGACCAGCTCGACGGCTTAAGCCACCGCGCCAACGTCATGCGGCTGAACGGCATCGACGCCGATATCCTCGACCGCGACGAGGTGCGCCGGCTGGTGCCCTATCTAGACTTCTCCGACACCGCACGCTTTCCGATCCATGGCGCCATCTTCCAAGGCCGCGCAGGCACGGCGCGGCATGATGCCGTCGCCTGGGGCTATGCGCGCGCGGCCGATGGCCATGGCATCGACATCATCCAGAACTGCGAGGTGACGGGCTTTGTCCGCGACGGCGAGCGGATCGTCGGCGTCGAGACAACGAAAGGCCGGATCGGCGCCGGCAAGATCGGCCTCGCGGTCGCCGGCCACACATCCATCCTCGGCGCCAAGGCCGGCCTTGAACTGCCGATCGAAAGCCATGTCCTGCAGGCCTTCGTCACCGAACCGCTGAAGCCGCTGGTGGACCATGTCGTCGCCTATGGGGCCGATCATTTCTATGTCAGCCAGTCGGACAAGGGCGGGCTGGTCTTCGGCGGCAATCTCGATGGCTACAATTCGTATGCCCAGCGCGGCAATCTCGGCGTCGTGCGCGAGGTGGCCGAGGCGGCGATCGCCTTGATGCCGTGCATCTCGCGCATTCGTCTGCTGCGGCATTGGGGCGGCGTCATGGACATGACCCCGGATGCCAGCCCGATCATCTGCCCGACGCCGATCGACGGTCTCTATCTCAATGGCGGCTGGTGCTATGGCGGCTTCAAGGCAACGCCGGCTTCCGGCTGGTGCTTTGCCCACACAATCGCCACCGGCAAACCGCATCCGTTGATCGCCGCCTACGGGCTCGACCGTTTCCGGACCGGCCGCACCCTGGATGAGGCCGGCGCTGGCCCTTCCGCCTGGCTGCAATAG
- a CDS encoding DHA2 family efflux MFS transporter permease subunit, producing the protein MAGAQSESRSAAGGRNPWLIAIVVSIATFMLVLDTSIANVALRNIAGSLAAGMDESTWVITTYLVANSVIIPVSGWLASVIGRKRYYMLCVATFTIASLLCGLAPNLELLIVFRILQGLGGGGMAPSEQSILADTFPPEKRSQAFALYGIAVIVAPTVGPTIGGWLTDHFSWHWIFFINVPFGIMSLALVQWLVVEPDVLERERLERLKGGLRIDWVGFVLVATALGCLEIFLDEGQRNDWFASAFITTFAVISAISFLLLIPWEFNHRDPVVDIRLLFSRQFGTSFLVMMAVGAVLFSTTQLMPQLQQTAFDYTATLSGLSMMPGGIAMLILMPISGFAGSIVQPKYLIMAGMSAVAIALWHMTALTPDASFRFFAFARVFLMIGLPFLFIPISTAAYVGLAPQQTNQASALINVARNIGGSIGVSLSNTVIAQNAQLHQAHLVGHTAQSSPAYQQVLRQATEHFVAQGSPMVEAKQQAIGWIGQLIARQASLLAYVDVFRYCAVATAILVPLALLLRSPTPKAEKR; encoded by the coding sequence ATGGCCGGCGCGCAAAGCGAAAGCAGATCCGCCGCCGGTGGGCGCAATCCCTGGCTGATTGCAATCGTCGTCTCGATCGCCACCTTCATGCTGGTGCTCGACACCTCCATCGCCAACGTCGCGCTGCGCAACATCGCCGGCAGCCTGGCGGCCGGTATGGATGAAAGCACCTGGGTGATCACCACCTATCTGGTGGCGAATTCGGTGATCATCCCGGTCAGCGGCTGGCTGGCCAGCGTCATCGGCCGCAAGCGCTACTACATGCTTTGCGTGGCGACCTTCACCATCGCATCGCTGCTGTGCGGGCTGGCGCCCAACCTGGAACTGCTGATCGTCTTCAGGATCCTGCAGGGCCTCGGCGGCGGTGGCATGGCGCCCAGCGAACAGTCGATCCTCGCCGACACCTTCCCGCCCGAAAAACGCTCTCAGGCGTTCGCGCTCTACGGCATCGCCGTCATCGTCGCGCCGACGGTGGGGCCGACCATCGGCGGCTGGCTGACCGATCATTTCTCCTGGCATTGGATCTTCTTCATCAACGTCCCGTTCGGCATCATGTCATTGGCCTTGGTGCAGTGGCTGGTCGTGGAACCGGATGTGCTTGAACGCGAACGCCTGGAGCGGCTAAAGGGCGGCCTCAGAATAGACTGGGTTGGGTTCGTTCTGGTCGCCACCGCGCTTGGCTGCCTGGAAATCTTTCTCGACGAGGGCCAACGCAACGATTGGTTCGCGTCGGCCTTCATCACGACCTTCGCGGTGATTTCGGCGATCTCGTTCCTGCTGCTGATCCCCTGGGAGTTCAACCACCGCGATCCGGTCGTCGACATCCGCTTGCTGTTCAGCCGCCAGTTCGGTACGTCGTTCCTGGTGATGATGGCCGTGGGCGCGGTGCTGTTCAGCACCACGCAGCTGATGCCGCAGCTGCAGCAGACCGCCTTCGACTATACGGCGACACTATCGGGCCTCTCGATGATGCCGGGCGGCATCGCCATGCTGATACTCATGCCGATTTCCGGATTTGCCGGCAGCATCGTCCAACCCAAATACCTGATCATGGCGGGGATGTCCGCTGTCGCCATCGCCCTGTGGCATATGACGGCGCTGACCCCGGACGCCAGCTTCCGCTTCTTTGCCTTTGCGCGCGTTTTCCTGATGATCGGCCTGCCGTTCCTGTTCATCCCCATTTCGACCGCGGCCTATGTCGGGCTGGCGCCGCAGCAGACCAACCAGGCATCGGCGCTGATCAATGTCGCCCGCAATATCGGCGGCAGCATCGGCGTATCCTTGTCCAACACGGTGATCGCCCAAAACGCGCAACTCCACCAGGCACACCTCGTCGGCCACACGGCACAGTCGTCGCCGGCCTACCAGCAGGTGCTGCGTCAGGCGACCGAGCACTTCGTGGCTCAAGGCTCGCCTATGGTCGAGGCAAAACAGCAGGCGATCGGCTGGATCGGGCAGCTGATAGCGCGCCAGGCCTCATTGCTCGCCTATGTCGACGTCTTTCGGTATTGCGCGGTAGCAACGGCGATCCTCGTGCCGCTCGCTCTGCTGCTGCGGTCTCCAACACCGAAGGCCGAAAAGCGCTAG
- the ehuA gene encoding ectoine/hydroxyectoine ABC transporter ATP-binding protein EhuA, whose translation MTEQPMVRFENVSKRYGSLTVLDGLNLEIARGEKVSVIGPSGSGKTTVLRMLMTLETINDGVIWVEGEPLTHMKKNGKLVPADLAHIRRIRAKIGMVFQSFNLFPHMTAMANCIEAPMTVLGMKRSDAEARAAELLELVGLAQKKDHYPSQLSGGQQQRVAIARALAMRPKIMLFDEVTSALDPELVGEVLQVIRQIGREHDLTMLMVTHQMGFAKEFSDRVCFFYQGKICEQGPPSELFGAPKNERTRQFLHAVLEAG comes from the coding sequence ATGACGGAACAACCGATGGTCCGTTTCGAAAATGTTTCGAAACGCTACGGCTCGCTCACCGTTCTCGACGGGCTCAATCTTGAAATCGCGCGTGGCGAAAAAGTCTCGGTCATCGGCCCGTCCGGCTCCGGCAAGACGACGGTGCTGCGCATGCTGATGACGCTGGAGACGATCAATGACGGCGTCATCTGGGTCGAGGGCGAACCGCTGACCCACATGAAGAAGAACGGCAAGCTCGTGCCTGCCGACCTTGCCCATATTCGCCGTATCAGGGCGAAGATCGGCATGGTGTTCCAGTCCTTCAATCTGTTCCCGCATATGACGGCGATGGCCAACTGCATCGAGGCGCCGATGACGGTGCTTGGCATGAAGCGGTCGGATGCCGAGGCGCGCGCGGCCGAGCTGCTGGAACTGGTGGGGCTGGCCCAGAAGAAGGATCACTACCCGTCCCAGTTGTCCGGTGGCCAGCAGCAGCGCGTCGCCATCGCCAGGGCGCTGGCCATGCGGCCCAAGATCATGCTGTTCGACGAGGTCACGTCGGCCCTCGACCCGGAGCTTGTCGGCGAAGTGCTGCAGGTGATAAGGCAGATCGGTCGCGAGCACGATCTGACGATGCTGATGGTCACCCACCAGATGGGTTTCGCCAAGGAGTTTTCCGATCGCGTCTGCTTCTTCTACCAAGGCAAGATTTGCGAACAGGGGCCGCCTAGCGAACTGTTCGGGGCACCCAAGAACGAGCGGACACGGCAATTCCTGCATGCTGTCCTGGAGGCTGGATGA
- the ehuB gene encoding ectoine/hydroxyectoine ABC transporter substrate-binding protein EhuB, protein MLKSSISRRIVMKAAACLALAATSLASLPAHAETTLERAKKDGYIRVGFANEAPFGFATPDGKLTGEAPEVAKAVLAKMGIPQVDGVLTEFGSLIPGLKAGRFDIIAAGMFINPKRCAEINFSEPSYGIGQAMLVVKGNPKGVKDYSSIKDNPDLKLAVMAGAVEGGYAKDAGVAAGQIVSLPDQSSLVAAVQAGRADAAALTALSIADMAKKADGVESTKPFGEVNGKSVKGHGGFGFRKEDTDLQEAFNAELKKFLGSPEHIALVEPLGFGKDYLPNKTTAELCAGK, encoded by the coding sequence ATGCTGAAATCATCGATCTCGCGCCGCATCGTCATGAAGGCGGCCGCCTGTCTTGCGCTTGCCGCCACGTCGCTCGCGTCGCTGCCCGCTCATGCGGAGACCACACTCGAACGGGCCAAGAAGGACGGCTACATCCGAGTCGGCTTCGCCAATGAGGCACCGTTCGGCTTCGCCACGCCCGACGGCAAGCTGACCGGCGAGGCGCCGGAAGTCGCCAAGGCGGTGCTCGCCAAGATGGGCATTCCGCAGGTCGACGGCGTGCTGACCGAATTCGGCTCGCTCATCCCGGGTCTCAAGGCCGGCCGCTTCGACATCATCGCAGCCGGCATGTTCATCAATCCGAAGCGTTGCGCCGAGATCAATTTCTCCGAACCGTCCTACGGCATCGGCCAGGCCATGCTGGTGGTCAAGGGCAATCCCAAGGGCGTGAAGGACTACTCCAGCATCAAGGACAATCCGGACCTCAAGCTCGCTGTCATGGCCGGCGCTGTCGAAGGCGGCTACGCCAAGGACGCGGGTGTTGCCGCGGGGCAGATCGTCTCGTTGCCCGACCAGTCCAGTCTGGTCGCGGCTGTCCAGGCCGGCCGCGCCGACGCCGCCGCACTGACCGCGCTTTCGATCGCCGACATGGCCAAGAAGGCCGACGGCGTGGAATCGACGAAACCATTTGGCGAGGTTAACGGGAAGTCGGTGAAGGGCCATGGCGGCTTCGGCTTCCGCAAGGAAGACACCGATCTGCAAGAGGCCTTCAACGCCGAGCTGAAGAAATTCCTCGGCTCGCCTGAGCATATCGCCCTGGTCGAGCCGCTTGGCTTCGGCAAGGACTACCTGCCGAACAAGACCACCGCCGAGCTCTGCGCCGGCAAATAG
- a CDS encoding HlyD family secretion protein — protein MDAKTQTKEPDETYKKREASSRTKPGPSPKRKGAAARTDAPENETGDKSAGQAKPGLLSLPRRRPYLSIAILIVLLLVAAGLVLWWLNARQYESTDDAFIDARTVTIGAEISGRVTDVAVTDNQPVKAGDILLRIDDADYQANLKQADAGVAAAQAEIADVKAQIEAQNAKIDAAQKQVAQAQAALDFAKAEDQRNRELLAKGTATQQQAQQAASTLRQDQAALDSAQANAAAAKSQIVVLQAQGKSAEAKLNQAKASQDQAHTTLSRTAITAPVAGHATSISVGQGTYAQPGQVLMMFVPDEVWVKANFKETQLDLMRPGQPVDIDIDAYPEKSFHGRVDSIQAGSGTAFSLLPAENATGNFVKVVQRVPVKIVFDKPPGVLLGPGLSVVPTVKVR, from the coding sequence GTGGACGCGAAAACCCAGACAAAAGAACCGGATGAAACGTACAAAAAGCGCGAAGCTTCGAGCCGGACGAAGCCAGGCCCATCGCCCAAACGCAAAGGGGCTGCGGCGCGAACCGACGCCCCGGAGAATGAGACGGGCGACAAGAGCGCAGGGCAGGCGAAGCCTGGCCTGCTGAGCCTCCCGCGGCGGCGTCCCTACCTGTCCATCGCCATCCTGATTGTCCTGCTGCTGGTCGCGGCGGGGCTCGTCCTATGGTGGCTGAACGCCCGCCAGTATGAATCGACCGATGACGCCTTCATCGACGCCCGCACGGTGACCATCGGCGCCGAGATATCAGGCCGCGTCACCGACGTCGCCGTAACGGACAACCAGCCGGTCAAGGCGGGCGATATCCTGTTGCGCATCGACGACGCCGACTATCAGGCTAACCTCAAGCAGGCCGACGCAGGCGTGGCCGCGGCACAGGCCGAGATTGCCGACGTCAAAGCCCAGATCGAAGCTCAGAACGCAAAGATCGACGCCGCGCAGAAACAGGTGGCCCAGGCCCAGGCGGCGCTCGATTTCGCCAAGGCCGAGGATCAGCGCAACCGCGAGCTCCTGGCCAAGGGTACGGCCACGCAGCAGCAGGCCCAGCAGGCCGCTTCAACGCTGCGCCAGGATCAGGCTGCTCTCGACAGCGCCCAAGCCAACGCGGCTGCCGCCAAGAGCCAGATCGTGGTCCTGCAGGCGCAGGGCAAGAGCGCCGAAGCCAAGCTCAACCAAGCCAAGGCGAGCCAGGACCAGGCGCACACCACGCTGTCGCGCACCGCAATCACCGCGCCGGTTGCCGGGCATGCAACCAGCATCTCGGTTGGCCAGGGCACCTATGCCCAGCCCGGCCAGGTGCTGATGATGTTCGTTCCCGACGAGGTCTGGGTGAAGGCCAATTTCAAGGAAACGCAGCTCGATCTGATGCGGCCTGGACAGCCGGTCGACATCGACATCGACGCCTATCCTGAAAAATCCTTCCATGGCCGCGTCGACAGTATCCAGGCGGGCAGCGGCACCGCCTTCAGCCTGCTGCCGGCCGAGAACGCCACCGGCAACTTCGTCAAGGTCGTGCAGCGCGTGCCGGTCAAGATCGTCTTCGACAAACCGCCGGGCGTGCTGTTGGGACCGGGCCTGTCGGTGGTGCCGACCGTCAAGGTGCGGTGA